The following proteins are encoded in a genomic region of Dialister hominis:
- the csy3 gene encoding type I-F CRISPR-associated protein Csy3, with the protein MAKKGEVLAFEKKLVVSDGYMYGTTWEDRSGKAVPVRLQEKSVRGTISNRLKGAVKNDPAKLNEEIQKANLQTVDSASLTMDEDTLKLEFTVKVLSGVQYPSACNDPKHYESIKKMGEDFIAENGFKELSRRYALNLANGRFLWRNRVGAEKIEVHVVALKEDGVEKEWIFDAYDFSLKDFGDTSDDVEELAGLIAEALCGERNYLLLKVTAFAFEGQGQEVYPSEEMILNKDKVEGREKKSKILYQVNDIAAMHSQKLGNAIRAIDTWYPSFDEVETGPIAVEPYGAVTNMGMAYRTPKEKKDFYTLFDDYSNGVDLDSDDDKNYVMAVLVRGGVFGKNDEE; encoded by the coding sequence ATGGCAAAAAAAGGTGAAGTACTCGCATTCGAAAAGAAACTGGTTGTATCTGACGGCTATATGTATGGAACGACATGGGAAGACAGAAGCGGCAAAGCTGTTCCAGTCAGACTTCAGGAAAAATCAGTTCGCGGCACAATTTCTAATCGTCTGAAAGGTGCTGTAAAAAATGATCCGGCTAAACTGAATGAAGAAATTCAGAAAGCAAACCTGCAGACTGTCGACAGCGCTTCTTTGACGATGGATGAAGATACATTGAAACTTGAATTCACTGTCAAAGTACTCTCTGGCGTTCAGTATCCTTCGGCGTGCAATGATCCAAAACATTATGAAAGCATCAAAAAAATGGGAGAAGATTTCATTGCAGAAAATGGATTCAAAGAACTGTCTCGCCGCTATGCGCTGAACCTTGCAAATGGCCGTTTCCTTTGGAGAAACCGTGTCGGCGCAGAAAAAATTGAAGTCCATGTTGTCGCGCTGAAAGAAGATGGCGTGGAAAAAGAATGGATCTTTGATGCATACGATTTCTCTCTGAAAGATTTCGGTGACACATCTGACGATGTAGAAGAACTTGCAGGTCTCATTGCTGAGGCACTTTGCGGAGAAAGAAACTATCTCCTCTTGAAAGTCACTGCATTTGCCTTCGAAGGACAGGGACAGGAAGTATACCCCAGCGAAGAAATGATCCTGAACAAAGATAAAGTGGAAGGCAGAGAAAAGAAGAGCAAAATCCTTTATCAGGTAAATGATATCGCAGCTATGCATTCACAGAAGCTTGGCAACGCTATCCGTGCTATCGATACCTGGTATCCGAGCTTTGATGAAGTAGAAACCGGACCAATTGCTGTTGAACCATACGGCGCCGTAACAAACATGGGCATGGCTTACAGAACACCGAAAGAAAAGAAAGACTTCTACACACTCTTTGATGATTACTCAAATGGCGTAGATCTTGATTCCGATGATGACAAAAACTATGTCATGGCAGTCCTGGTACGCGGCGGTGTCTTTGGCAAGAACGATGAAGAGTAA
- a CDS encoding type I-F CRISPR-associated protein Csy1 has translation MGEIAEFLESRAVAKKIVEDRKKLPDGFLDEEARRVKIGVWVRDLLEKQISKYTLATHVGRFANPDSTVHLYVESKERPDGYLTTENTQCETDIVYPNANIMTAAMLLLYKMEDGQSILEHILNQDGKADELKLYGIDSEKLYQQFKDLKTGTRGFTDKNLRQVYFPISEGEYHLLTVMPSTSELGTLFDKLNIIRREFSAARDPKDPNYGKDCSNVWDKTVITFGGTKPQNISGLNMLHHGEGYLVSSLPPVLNERDLILPKRNFFKESVPYSEYRSFVSRLHALFKINWNNAGIREKRDRILGGIIDTAMMTAGRIREENPSGWSDDEKYNGLPRFQKIWLDNAYESEREGDAWVEAVSKDFARWIIRTYEKIERDEKVTLGDAETDYFRNTIYDQLREEVRLGL, from the coding sequence TTGGGAGAAATTGCGGAATTTCTTGAAAGTAGAGCAGTCGCTAAGAAAATTGTCGAAGACCGCAAGAAACTACCAGACGGTTTTCTAGATGAAGAAGCCAGGCGTGTTAAGATAGGCGTCTGGGTACGCGATCTCTTAGAGAAGCAAATATCTAAATACACATTAGCAACACATGTGGGAAGATTTGCTAATCCTGACAGTACTGTGCATCTCTATGTAGAGAGCAAAGAGAGGCCTGACGGATATTTGACAACGGAAAATACACAATGTGAGACGGATATCGTGTATCCGAATGCCAATATCATGACAGCGGCCATGCTTCTCTTGTATAAAATGGAAGACGGACAGTCTATATTGGAACACATTCTGAACCAGGATGGAAAAGCCGATGAACTGAAGCTTTATGGAATTGACTCGGAGAAATTGTATCAGCAATTTAAGGACCTTAAGACAGGAACCAGGGGATTTACAGATAAGAATTTAAGGCAGGTCTATTTCCCAATAAGTGAAGGAGAATATCATCTTTTGACAGTAATGCCAAGCACTAGTGAATTGGGAACATTGTTTGATAAGCTGAACATCATTAGAAGAGAATTCTCTGCTGCAAGGGATCCTAAAGATCCTAATTATGGGAAGGACTGCAGCAATGTCTGGGATAAGACGGTCATCACCTTCGGCGGGACAAAGCCGCAGAACATTAGTGGGCTTAACATGCTGCATCATGGGGAAGGATATCTGGTTTCATCACTTCCGCCTGTTTTGAATGAACGGGATTTAATTCTTCCAAAGAGGAATTTCTTTAAAGAATCCGTTCCGTATTCCGAATACAGATCTTTCGTATCACGTTTGCATGCATTATTTAAAATCAATTGGAATAATGCAGGTATTAGAGAGAAGAGAGATCGGATCCTTGGGGGAATCATTGATACGGCCATGATGACTGCCGGAAGAATCCGTGAAGAGAATCCTTCTGGCTGGAGTGATGATGAAAAGTACAATGGGCTTCCACGTTTTCAGAAAATCTGGCTCGACAATGCATACGAAAGTGAAAGAGAAGGAGACGCGTGGGTAGAAGCTGTCAGCAAGGATTTCGCGCGCTGGATTATTCGTACATATGAAAAAATTGAACGAGACGAAAAGGTAACTCTCGGAGATGCAGAGACGGATTACTTCAGAAACACCATTTATGATCAGCTGCGTGAGGAGGTGAGACTGGGATTATGA
- the cas3f gene encoding type I-F CRISPR-associated helicase Cas3f, which translates to MMVLLISRSTGKSQKTVRTILDSFAERIGDDAWRTVITSDGLEAVRTALRRNATKNTAVSCHWIRSRARSDLLWIVGDRSQFNDAGAVPVNTTKKKIIHSEWENDWQYLPIIKELAGLAGLFHDWGKASDFFQKKLRSGTKERDPFRHEWMSCKMIEACVEASGDFEDDTPWLKKFADGTFEEEIVLNILKNEAKAGKSDVTKLKKLPPAAECLTWLILSHHKLPDLNKDDRRAYEDEKRETFYEMMKSLKSSWGYENDDPDFVEKRQECFRFSHGILWNEGNIWKKHLKKWTGRLLQDYDTLKRIMKDPDYDPAFREILLNARLALVLGDHYFSSLDGDAKQDDGKWSARDLWANTFSFRNKKRKSEKNQFLEEHMTGVSDQALRVAHQLPRFAEEMEKTYDVKALKKRSPGKFSWQDKAAETIRNFRKDRGEDQVSFVVNIASTGCGKTFANAKIMRALSPGGDSLRYILALGLRTLTLQTGDEYRERIKLSKDDLAVLIGSKAVLELHEGDKELEEKRSAMEDEDGEDISLAEGLAYEDSLNDEQRAFMNIFFKPARGIDADKNSAFLYKPVLVATIDHMMGATETIRGGRFILPMLRLMSSDLVIDEIDDFTQKDLTAISRLVHLAGMYGRNVVLSSATIPPDLAEGMYRAYIAGVKCRNSFFISKKRVSVVLCDEFRTEMKFMNTDDDSDYSAFHQSFIEKRVAKLTRQITKRSGYIADCEDEDTEDAKSDKMQSYFESIRKQVVRLSKENFVVDEKTGKKVSIGVVRMANIDPCVKVSLYLLQNTDWDKDDITPRIMTYHSRQILLLRHEQEKYLDSVLKRKTLYGEPVDIKDPVLRKHIDQATTDYVVFIIVATPVEEVGRDHDLDWSVIEPSSYRSIIQLAGRVLRHRIMSENIEKENIAVMRWNLRGLNGKAPAFIYPGYESGKNKLESHDLKGILKEDVLKRIDSIPRIRKEDPLTWRTNLIDLEQKAMEDFNDKESSGAKAVNGWIREYWWMTALPQRLNRFREKTYPDVRLTALFEDNKIKFSEYIDREFVSVGRKRSIEAFPKFKEGIEKNLWLKRDYKEALKRYVNDSDFRQEEEILFEKSEKYGEIIIPDNLEKEWFYSDQFGLFSKTSV; encoded by the coding sequence ATGATGGTATTATTGATCAGCCGAAGCACCGGTAAGTCACAGAAAACGGTCCGTACGATCTTGGACAGCTTTGCGGAAAGAATTGGGGATGACGCCTGGCGCACGGTTATAACTTCGGACGGTCTGGAAGCAGTGCGGACTGCGCTTCGGAGAAATGCTACAAAAAATACGGCGGTTTCTTGTCATTGGATCAGATCGAGGGCAAGAAGCGATCTGCTCTGGATTGTCGGTGACAGAAGCCAGTTCAATGATGCAGGCGCTGTACCTGTTAATACGACGAAAAAGAAAATCATCCATTCTGAATGGGAAAACGACTGGCAGTACCTGCCGATTATTAAAGAGCTGGCCGGTCTGGCGGGACTTTTTCACGATTGGGGCAAAGCATCGGATTTCTTTCAAAAGAAGCTGCGCTCAGGAACGAAAGAGCGGGATCCGTTCCGTCACGAATGGATGAGCTGCAAGATGATTGAAGCATGCGTAGAAGCATCAGGCGATTTTGAAGATGATACACCTTGGCTCAAGAAATTCGCTGATGGCACATTTGAAGAAGAAATCGTTTTAAATATCTTGAAAAATGAAGCTAAAGCGGGGAAATCAGATGTAACGAAGTTAAAAAAGCTTCCGCCTGCCGCGGAATGTCTCACGTGGCTGATTCTTTCACATCATAAACTTCCGGATTTAAATAAGGATGACCGGCGCGCTTATGAAGATGAAAAACGAGAAACTTTTTATGAAATGATGAAAAGTTTGAAATCATCATGGGGATACGAAAATGATGATCCGGATTTTGTAGAGAAGCGGCAGGAATGTTTCCGCTTTTCTCATGGGATACTTTGGAACGAAGGAAACATTTGGAAAAAGCATCTGAAGAAATGGACCGGCAGACTTCTTCAGGATTACGATACCTTGAAGCGGATCATGAAAGATCCTGACTATGATCCGGCTTTCCGTGAAATACTGCTTAACGCTCGCCTGGCATTAGTTTTGGGAGACCATTATTTTTCCTCTTTGGATGGCGATGCGAAGCAGGACGACGGGAAGTGGAGCGCGAGAGACCTTTGGGCAAATACCTTTTCTTTCAGGAATAAGAAAAGAAAATCTGAGAAGAACCAGTTTCTGGAGGAGCATATGACGGGCGTTTCAGATCAAGCACTTCGCGTAGCGCATCAGCTGCCTAGATTTGCGGAAGAGATGGAAAAGACGTATGACGTCAAAGCTTTGAAGAAGAGAAGCCCTGGAAAGTTTTCCTGGCAGGATAAGGCGGCTGAGACAATACGAAATTTCCGCAAAGATCGTGGAGAAGATCAGGTATCTTTTGTTGTAAATATTGCAAGTACTGGCTGCGGTAAAACTTTTGCCAATGCAAAAATTATGAGAGCGCTTTCTCCAGGAGGAGATTCCCTGCGTTACATTCTGGCATTAGGACTCCGTACTCTGACACTGCAGACCGGCGATGAGTACAGAGAAAGAATCAAACTCAGCAAAGATGACCTTGCTGTATTGATCGGGTCAAAAGCAGTTCTGGAACTTCACGAAGGAGATAAGGAGCTGGAAGAAAAACGATCAGCAATGGAAGATGAAGACGGCGAAGATATATCTCTCGCTGAAGGGCTTGCTTATGAAGACTCTTTGAACGATGAGCAGCGAGCTTTCATGAATATTTTCTTCAAACCTGCGAGAGGGATCGATGCAGATAAGAACAGTGCTTTCTTGTACAAGCCCGTTCTCGTTGCGACAATCGATCATATGATGGGGGCGACAGAAACAATACGGGGCGGACGCTTCATTCTTCCGATGCTCCGGCTGATGTCCTCTGATTTAGTTATCGATGAAATCGATGATTTTACGCAGAAAGACCTGACTGCCATTTCCCGGCTCGTGCATCTGGCGGGAATGTATGGAAGAAATGTTGTTCTTTCTTCAGCGACAATTCCTCCCGATTTGGCAGAAGGCATGTATAGAGCCTATATAGCCGGTGTGAAATGCAGGAACAGTTTCTTTATTTCCAAGAAACGTGTCAGCGTCGTACTCTGTGATGAATTCCGAACTGAGATGAAGTTTATGAATACAGATGATGATTCCGACTATAGCGCATTTCATCAATCATTCATCGAAAAGCGCGTCGCGAAATTAACACGGCAAATAACAAAGAGGTCAGGATACATAGCAGATTGTGAGGATGAAGACACTGAAGATGCCAAGTCTGATAAGATGCAGTCGTACTTCGAAAGCATCCGGAAACAGGTTGTCCGTCTTTCCAAAGAAAATTTCGTTGTAGACGAGAAGACAGGCAAAAAAGTATCTATTGGTGTTGTTCGTATGGCAAATATTGATCCATGTGTAAAAGTCAGCTTGTACCTACTGCAGAATACGGATTGGGATAAAGATGATATAACACCGCGCATTATGACCTATCACAGCCGGCAGATTTTGCTGCTTCGTCATGAGCAGGAAAAGTATTTGGATAGTGTATTGAAGAGGAAAACGCTGTATGGAGAGCCTGTTGACATCAAGGATCCGGTTCTCCGAAAACATATTGATCAAGCAACAACAGATTATGTCGTTTTCATTATTGTTGCAACGCCTGTAGAAGAAGTAGGACGGGATCACGATCTCGATTGGTCAGTGATTGAGCCTTCGTCGTATCGCTCGATTATCCAGCTTGCCGGACGAGTCCTTCGTCATAGAATCATGAGCGAAAATATTGAGAAGGAAAATATAGCCGTCATGCGATGGAATCTAAGAGGATTAAATGGAAAGGCACCTGCCTTTATATATCCAGGCTATGAAAGTGGAAAGAATAAGCTGGAAAGTCATGATCTTAAAGGTATTTTGAAAGAGGATGTTTTAAAGAGGATTGATTCCATTCCGCGTATTAGAAAAGAGGACCCGCTAACCTGGAGAACGAATTTAATTGATCTCGAGCAGAAAGCGATGGAAGATTTCAACGATAAAGAAAGCAGCGGAGCCAAAGCGGTCAATGGATGGATCCGGGAATATTGGTGGATGACAGCATTGCCGCAGCGTTTGAACCGATTCAGAGAAAAAACGTATCCAGATGTACGCCTGACCGCATTGTTTGAAGATAATAAGATCAAGTTTTCTGAGTATATAGATAGGGAATTTGTTTCAGTAGGAAGGAAAAGAAGCATTGAAGCGTTTCCAAAATTTAAGGAGGGGATCGAGAAAAACTTATGGCTGAAGAGGGATTATAAAGAAGCATTGAAACGTTATGTAAATGATTCAGATTTCAGGCAGGAAGAAGAAATTCTTTTTGAAAAGTCTGAGAAGTATGGAGAAATTATCATACCTGACAATTTAGAAAAAGAATGGTTTTATTCTGACCAATTCGGATTATTCTCGAAAACGAGTGTTTAA
- the cas6f gene encoding type I-F CRISPR-associated endoribonuclease Cas6/Csy4, which yields MMKYYQEITLIPDAEIPPDFLWTKVYAQIHLAFADRENIDHKQIYGVSFPEYADESMGEKARVFAPEEADLKKLDLKKALRRLSDYVHITSIREVPESKVKGYVKFARYQPDSSIARKARRYAKRHPEVTEKAAFKMLKQREEKYDLPFIQLKSLSTGQTFNLFVKKEEKKEEGQGGFTTYGLSKGAAVPEF from the coding sequence ATGATGAAATACTATCAAGAAATTACATTGATTCCGGATGCTGAAATTCCGCCGGATTTCCTCTGGACAAAAGTCTATGCACAGATCCATTTGGCATTCGCCGACCGGGAAAATATAGATCATAAACAAATCTATGGAGTCTCATTTCCTGAATATGCTGATGAATCTATGGGAGAAAAGGCAAGAGTTTTTGCACCGGAAGAAGCAGATCTGAAAAAACTGGATCTGAAAAAAGCACTGAGACGATTGAGTGATTACGTTCATATCACAAGCATTCGTGAAGTACCGGAGTCCAAAGTCAAAGGGTATGTAAAATTCGCAAGATACCAGCCGGACAGCTCCATTGCCAGAAAAGCCCGTAGATATGCAAAAAGGCATCCTGAAGTTACCGAGAAAGCAGCTTTCAAGATGCTGAAACAAAGAGAAGAAAAGTATGACCTTCCCTTCATTCAGTTAAAGAGCTTATCTACAGGGCAAACCTTCAATCTTTTCGTCAAAAAAGAAGAAAAGAAAGAAGAAGGCCAGGGCGGATTTACAACTTACGGGCTGAGCAAGGGTGCAGCAGTACCCGAATTTTGA
- the csy2 gene encoding type I-F CRISPR-associated protein Csy2, with amino-acid sequence MIRKMQIHNANAMSSTYTIGVPAMTAWLGAVHALERKVRGLNQKKREDTDFSEIHFTGVAVSFHKTRLHVFKGAYGNAVVNTANPLIKKGADWERPPTIEEPHIDLSASILIEIDGLDPDDKDAILEKVQSEIWRMKIAGGDINRIQSMSIQYTDVDDPATIRRVRGMLMPGYVIIERRDILKQEMENGTNGLDALLDYTKVNMSARKDENGKITGWNLSRKGTGWIIPISVGFKGLSPLGICRNQRDKETQHRFAESVVTLGEFRMPYHFDSIDDMMWRYAYDENQELYLCRNQKI; translated from the coding sequence GTGATTAGGAAAATGCAGATTCATAACGCAAATGCAATGAGCAGTACATATACGATCGGAGTTCCGGCTATGACAGCATGGCTGGGAGCTGTCCATGCTTTAGAAAGAAAAGTTCGCGGTCTGAATCAGAAAAAGAGAGAAGATACTGATTTTTCAGAGATCCATTTCACAGGTGTCGCAGTCAGCTTTCATAAAACAAGGCTGCATGTGTTTAAAGGAGCGTATGGGAATGCTGTTGTTAATACGGCGAATCCATTAATTAAAAAGGGAGCTGACTGGGAAAGGCCACCTACGATTGAGGAACCGCACATTGACCTTTCGGCTTCCATCTTAATCGAGATCGATGGACTGGATCCTGATGATAAAGATGCCATTCTTGAAAAAGTACAGAGCGAAATCTGGCGGATGAAAATCGCTGGCGGTGATATCAACAGGATACAAAGTATGAGCATACAGTATACCGATGTAGATGATCCAGCAACAATCCGCAGAGTAAGAGGTATGCTCATGCCAGGATATGTCATCATTGAAAGACGGGATATCCTTAAGCAGGAAATGGAAAATGGCACTAACGGTCTTGATGCGCTTCTTGATTATACGAAAGTCAATATGAGCGCAAGGAAAGATGAAAATGGGAAAATTACGGGATGGAATCTTTCGAGAAAAGGCACAGGCTGGATCATCCCGATCTCTGTAGGTTTTAAGGGATTGTCACCACTGGGAATCTGCAGAAATCAGCGTGATAAAGAAACGCAGCATCGGTTTGCTGAAAGTGTCGTAACACTCGGTGAATTCCGTATGCCGTATCATTTCGATTCAATTGACGATATGATGTGGCGGTATGCTTATGATGAAAATCAGGAATTATATCTTTGCAGAAATCAGAAAATTTAA